A DNA window from Propionispora vibrioides contains the following coding sequences:
- a CDS encoding 4Fe-4S dicluster domain-containing protein, translating to MTLTVNRKFCKGCGICIAFCPKQVLDLDEVGKVYVKDEDKCICCSLCELRCPDLAIKVTKEDKGEKV from the coding sequence ATGACGCTGACTGTCAACCGTAAGTTTTGTAAGGGATGCGGTATTTGCATAGCCTTTTGTCCAAAACAGGTTCTGGACCTGGACGAAGTTGGCAAAGTGTATGTAAAAGATGAGGATAAGTGTATTTGCTGTAGTCTGTGTGAATTACGCTGTCCTGATTTAGCGATAAAAGTAACGAAAGAGGACAAGGGGGAGAAGGTATGA